TAGATTGCCCAGTGTTTTTGTAAAACAGGGGGCACTTTTGCACCTTGCCTGACCGACGTAGGGATTCTTTCTGAAGTCTTAATATCACGTCCTAGAACGAACTTGTTTTTcggttgattttaatttttttttagcttttcctttACAGGCAAACTGATCAACTTTTAAGTCTAGTTCTCCTGCTTGAACAAGCTGTTGTCTCTAGTTTTTACCCATTCTTGCCCCTTCCGTATAACCTCCCCGCTCTGCATTGACTCTAGCTTCTTCTTTAAAGTAATGATAATTAATAATATGTAATGTTTAAATCCTGCTACGCTTCTCTGATAATAGGCGCTGTCACGTGGAACCTCTTAGCCTCAGCATCTGGAGCCCTGGAGGGGAGTCGGATAGATTTAAACAATTACCGCAGTCTTTGGTACGTCTTACTATTTACCCTACGACTTAACAGACTGTTATGTTGTTTGATTTTGCCAAGGATGTCTGCATTTCCTGGTTGAGCGAGACCCtgaaaaaatgtgattttcattACCTAGGATATTTTAAGTTTCCATGTCAGCTTGTGCATCTTCTGTCTCAATTATGTTCTGctgttgaatttcttttttgttgactCACACGATGTTGGCATTATAGAGTGTACATAATCGTTGGATTCAGGGAATTACCATAAGAAGGGAAGATTATCCTCAAATGACTATCTTTAAGTACCGATTACTTATCTCAGTTTTTCCTACTAAAATGAGGAGATGgttctgaaataatttctaaaaccTCTAAAAAGTGTGTactggagttcacattgtggcttaatgggttaagaacctgatatagtctccttgaggattctggtttgatccctggccttgctcaatgggttaaggatcccacattgctgcaagctgctgcataggtcccagatgctggcatccagtgctgctatggctgtggcataggcctgcagtggcagctcagattcagcccctagcttgggaactcccatatgctgcaggtgggcccaaaaaaaaaaaaacaacaaaaaaatgaactgttATTTGACAGGTATTCATATTGTCACTTGAAAAGGTAGGAATTTTTAATGGTTCCTTTTTGtttccatgtttaatttttagaagaaacCTTCAGCCTTCAAGAACCAGCCACCTCAAGATCTCAACATCATGATCTCAGTTTCAACCCAGTTGTTCTTAATtctcttttcattgcttttggTGCTGCCTGTTGTTGAAGCAGTAGAAGCTGGAGATGCAATCGCTCTCTTGTTAGGTGTGGTTCTCAGCATTACAGGCATTTGTGCTTGTTTGGGGGTATATGCACGAAAGAGAAATGGACAGATGTGACTTGGAAGGATCTCCTGAACCAAACCTTGCCCTGAAAACCTATGTGCTATTTGAGGTTCAAAACTGAGCTTTGGTGTCTGAAAGTTACAGTTAAATAGAGTAGTTTCATATTCTTGGTTATTTCCCTATGAATGGGAACAAATTGATATACTAATggtcaaatggaaaacaaaatgttttcttcacaGCAAATAATGCATTGAAAAATGCCGTCTGTAATTTGTATTCGCTAGTTAGAAAGAGGGCCAAAAAGTGAAATGATTGAAATTTGCATTAAGTGCTATTTCATAGTTTCAGAATTCTCAATAGGAAGAAGGAAACACTTGCCCAGAATCCCTGGTAGTTGCCACTGTTAAGTTATAATCACTGCCTCCTATATCGTTGAGGAgtcttttctctatatttttactggatttttttttaaatttttgttatctCCCAAGTGAATATTATacttatgtattaaatataattggtcaaatattaaaacatttcttaGCAGGGAGTGAAAAGTGTAGAAATTGTATTCAGTGTATCTAACATTGAATTAGAGGAAAGATATAAAgatataatgtaaaaaaagtaCTTTATATTGACATTGAAATGGAGAAGAGATTTAATGTTAAACAAAAAATCTTTATATTAACTGAGTGACACTCTATGGTGAGAAGtactatattaaatataaacCCATTATGTAACTTAATGTGTGGTGtccatttctgtttatttcagaCTGTCTTTATCTTCGTGTGAACTTTTTATAAGCTAAGTGGAGACAAACAAATAGGATACCTTAACCTTAAGTGATCACACTAGCTTGTAGAGATACAAtcagtgaaaaatgagaaataagcaTCATCAAAGCGGGGGAGAGGCCTCTGGtagagaatctctagctgcagaAGGAAAATGTAATAGCCTCTACTGATTTACATACCAGACAGATGAGACATATTCTCCCTGATCTTGCTACTTAAGTATCTTCAAACCAGCAATATCACCTGAGGACTTGTTAGAactgcagaatctcaggccccagccAGACCAATTGGATCAGAATATGCTTTTGTTTCAAGAGCCCAGGGTAATTTTTATGCACATTCCAGTTTAAGAagattgttctttttatttatttatttgtctttttgtcttttgagggcagcaccctcagcatatggaggttcccaggctaggggtcgaatcagagctctagccgctggcctgcgacacagccacagcaacgccagatccaacctgcgtctgcgacctacaccacagctcacagcaatgccagatccttaacgcattgagcaaagccagggattgaacccacaacctcatggttcctagtcagattcatattcactgcaccacaacgggagctccaaagAAGATTGTTCTAACTTGTTTGAACCCCAGAATCACCTGAAGCATTTCATAAAAACTCAGATTCCCAGGTTCTTCTGGTTGTATTGTAGTAATTGTAGGTTGGGGCCTGGAATTTTATGTTTAGAAAAGGATCCCCAGTGATACCTTTGTATAGATGCAGCCAGCATAGGATTGTATGAGTAAACCAAACTTCTGTAAGGTCTTAATAGAAACATGTCGAGTTTTTCCCTAAAATAATGCATTATCCAATCTTTAGCTCTCCAAGTGACGTTGAGGGCCTTAATTTTGATCAGAAAGCAGGCAGCAGCAATCTAAAATCCTTCTTTCTGTGCATTTCTCCAGGTGTGAGCTGACCTGGCTTGCGTGATGGATTTGGTTGAGGGTACAAAGACGGACTGCCACACTATAAAGACATTATAGAAACCACACGGATCTGTTTTTGTCAtagctgttttgttttctcaccAAACACTACACATTGTGTAATTAATAGAACTTTTTtacatgcctttttttctttgaaagataaaaGAATGCAGATTGGGAGAGTCTGTCCTATCTCTTGTAAACCAGCCCATTGGTATTGATGTATagaagctgctgctgcttccttgTTGTATGTCTGAACTTGTCCATTGGCATTGGGAGAAATCAAACCTaaagctcattttttaaaaaaataataggaaagaagttcctgtcgtacctcagtggttaacgaacctgactagcaaccataaggattcaggttcattccctggccttgctcagtgggttaaggatctggcgttgccgttgccctgagctgtggtgtagggtacagacacagcttggattctgccttGCTATGgcgctggcataggccggcggctacagcttagattggactcctagcctgagaacctccatgtgccatgagtgcaaataaaaataataataaatacaaaataggaactgccattttccttttttctcattaaaagtaGAGACTTAGGAGGTGGCATTCAGGACTTTTGATGTATATAATGGGGAATACCTTTAGCTCTTGTCTGTCTGGGTTGGATTATATGGTTTTGCCTGAAAAGAGCAGAAACTCTTATGATGGCTCTTAACATTTTTGAGGCTATCATGAGGGATTTGGTTGAGGGATTCTCCTTTGAGAATCTGAAATCTATGGTTCTTTCCCTAGAAAAATGAACTTACATGCTGGCATTTTTCAGGGTGTTGACAGTGCTAAAGCCTATCTAGAAATCTCTAATTTctgctctcattctttttttttttttctttccaatactGAAATTCCTTCATTTGCTCTGAGGGGTAATACCCACTGTGGAGCAGTTACAGGAAGAATGGGATTAGCAAATGTCCCCTGAGTGCCCATGATAATTTGTAGATGTCTAGTAAATGCTCCATACATGTTAGCTTGGTTGAGTCCAGTTAAAAAGAAGACTGATAGCTGAAATATAGCTGAAATCGACAGAAGTGCTGATAACCAGTCTATTCCTCTAATGCCAAAAATCAGTGAATTTCCTGTATcatttctctctggctgctttcaagattttttttctccattcttagTTTTTAGAAGGTGATCTATGATGTGTCTTGGCATAAGTATTTTTGGATTTATTCTGTTTGAAGTTCCTTCCGCTTGAACCTATATATTTGTGTCTTTTCCCACATTTAGGTAATTTCCAGTCGTTATTTTTTCAATCCTATTGACTACTTTCTTTCTTAGGACTCCTGCCTTATTACCGCCAGATAGAGGTAAAAGTCCAGGGAAAACCTCATTACTGTTCCCTATGTATTCTCACTGACCTTGCATGGGGTACCTGTGGCTATTGGGTCAGAATGGAAGTTCACACTCCTTACAGGGTCTCTACTGGTCCATGGCTATGTGTGAGCCCATTGGCATTTCTGGGCTGCCAGTTTCTCCAGTACTAGTCAGAGATctgtaagacaaaagaaaatctaGAGAATTCACCATCTTTCTTGTGGGAGGTCCCTAGCCAGTCTGCTTTCTTTCTACCTATCAGAATCTTATTTTGTGCATAAAATCTAGGATTTTTAGCTGTAATTAGtgggagaaataagaaaaaaagatgtctactccatcttcctggaagcatAAGTCACCTCAGTGCATATTTAAGGAGTGGATTTTCTGGAGGGATAAAACACCAGGTAAATTATCAACTCAAGATATCTCACTCACAAACCTTTTTCCTGTAATCTCCCACATCTACCCTCCCCTTTTCAGCCATCCAATAATATAttgtttattcctattttttacCCGGTAAGTTCAATCAAGAATGCAGGGGTGCACCCCTagattcactgcagcactactcacactaggcaagacatggaaacaacctaaatgtccatcaacagatgaatgggttaagaagatgcagtacatatattcaatgagatactactcagccctgaaaaagaatgaaatagtaccatttgcagcaacatagatacaactagagattatcatactaagtagatcagacagagaaagataaatactatatgatatcacttatatgtggaatccaaaatatggcacaaatgaacctaactacaaaagagaaatagactcacagacatagagaacagagttgtggttgccaagggtaggAAGAGGGAGTGGTTTAGACTGGCAGTTTGGGAtcagtaaatgcaaactattacatttagaatggataaacaaagtcctactgcgtagtacagggaactatattcaatctcctgagatagaccatgatggaaaataatatttaaaaaagaatgtataggattttccactgtggcacaatgggttaagaatctgactgcagtggctcaagttactGCAGAGGCACatgttcattccctagcctggcacagtggattaaaggatccagcattgccacagctgtggcatagtttgcagctgcacctcagattcgatccctggcccaggaacttccatttgctgtgggtatggccatttaaaaaaaaaaatgtgtgtgtgtgtgtgttactgtattgcagaaactggcacaacattgtagatcaaatatactttaatgaaaaaaagaatgcatgggtgcaaatgaagtttaaaaatgaaCTGTACCCATATTTTATTTCAGCATTGATCATGCAAGTGGCCAAGTGGCAGCTTATTGAAAAACTAATGTGGTACCACATGTACCAACTGTGAAAAACAAGCCAGGCCCAGGAAATCTCAGAAGCTATACATCACATGCACCTTTACCCTCTAAGGCTTTCTAAGCTCAGCAGAAGCTTGTCAAATTCCATTTTCAACCTGAATGTAGGAAAGGTAACGTACCTATATAACTTGCAGCACTTAATGAAGGGAGGATTCACTGCATAGGAACCAAACCATCCCCTCCTGGAGTCACATATCAGTCTCTGGTATCACAAGAGGGATTAGAAGCCCATGCTCTGGAATCCCATAGATCTAGATAAATAACCAGATTCCATCACCTAAaaatgtgatcttggacaagtcacttaatctccaatatgttaaaagggaaaaatatagtACCTGTCCCATGAATGAAGAATACATGAAATACTAACTATGAAAGACTTAGCTTGGTGGATGTTATTACTATAATTGGTATTTGGAGATATTTTCTAGACATAAGGGGAAAAAACTAGCATCAATTTTGCACTAATACATAGAGAGCATctttagaaaattatataaacaaattacattttaaatggtttgttatattttaattttgacattttcttttttgttttctttattacaGTTTTCCCCTCATCATCATAGGCTTACAAACTGATAAAACTCAAAGGCAtctgtgaagaaaagaaaatgtggcttCCCTAAAGTTTCCTCAAGCCTTCCTTTTTGTACCTGAGTcccttgaagaaaagaaaaagagagagaaaataattgaatCTAGGagctgggaattcctgttgtggctcagtgggttaagaacccaaccagaatccataaggattcaggttcaacccctggccatgctcagtgggttaaggatccatcgttgcccaagtgcagggtaggttgcagatgtagtttgggtctggcattgttgtggctgtggcgtaggccagcagctgaagttccgatttgacacctatcctgggaagctccatatgccacaggtgcagccctaaaaagaaaaaaaaaaaatgaatctgtttTAGTAATTCCTAACATTCTCAACCATGTGTCTTTCCTAAGTGAAGTAACAAAAGTTTAGCAGCAACTGCCCAGGTCATTTAGGACATACAAGGAATCTACTTCTGTCTGTGCAGGAAAATAGAAGAACTGGTCCATTTTCCACCAGGAAAAATACTCTTAACCTAGCTTTTCTAATTAGAAGTCAGAATGATATAAGCAACataaaatttgtttaatatttgtttCTTATGTGGGGAGTGTAGAGGAAGCCCGTATTTCGACTCACTAACATCAGAAAGGATTTTTATTCAGAGGTAATAATAGGTCCaaatcaataaatacaaatgCAGAATACCATATTTAagttttttcctaatttctagtaacttcatttttctttttttttaactttttttttttttgtgctatttcttgggctgctcccatggcatatggaggttcccaggctaggggtcgaatcggagctgtagccaccggcctacgccagagccacagcaacgcgggatccgagccacgtctgcaacttacaccacagctcacggcaacgccggatcgttaacccactgagcaagggcaggaatagaacccgcaacctcatggttcctagtcggattcgttaaccactgcaccacgacgggaactccaatttttctaaatcatttctATAAGTAATATTCATTCTAACATCCAAGGCAAAAAGCAGAAGACCAGAAAAATATGACTgcttaaaaacactaaaatgtgGTTTTAGCTTCTCACTGAATTATAATATCAGAGCTACAATACACCCCTCACACATATTTTCACTAAATCCATTACATATGAGtgattaaatttttgaaaatattagttAGCATTTGATAATCTGAAATGGaattatgaaattttatatacAAGAGGGTTAATTATTTTTAGAGGGCTAATCATGAAGTACTATTAAACATTGGATCATAAATACCATATTTCTCAATATTAATCAAGATAATTATGCTCTGGATAAATGTGCATAAATCACTTAACAAAAGAAGTTAGAAGCAGGCATGATCACCAAGAATGGAAAATACACCAATATTCCATTTCAGATGATTTAGCAGAAC
This Phacochoerus africanus isolate WHEZ1 chromosome 16, ROS_Pafr_v1, whole genome shotgun sequence DNA region includes the following protein-coding sequences:
- the SMIM30 gene encoding small integral membrane protein 30 translates to MISVSTQLFLILFSLLLVLPVVEAVEAGDAIALLLGVVLSITGICACLGVYARKRNGQM